In Papaver somniferum cultivar HN1 chromosome 1, ASM357369v1, whole genome shotgun sequence, a genomic segment contains:
- the LOC113340586 gene encoding uncharacterized protein LOC113340586 yields the protein MTKNYLLSKNEELCTFPCKKCVNRNPPTSLAEIEHHLFTTGMAGSYKIWVLHGEEDNPTQNQSASSHDYVFNDGTTHSGNNIGVLDMLHDADNAGPFDSHADIGRHRETNDDSGEDDSTNNLCEASTKFEELLGKAKQELYPGCTDYSSLTFLVELMHLKVLNCWSNKSFEMQLEFLKKSFPKDNTIPSSYYEVKKILRDLGLGYESIDACKNDCALYWKEHKDRDDCPVCHEPRYKFNDGKGKKIPHKVLRYFPLKPRLQRLFASRHTADDMRWHKEHVAPEGVLRHPADAEAWKHFDLRYPQFAKDPRNVRLGLATDGFNPFGNMNNAYSMWPIIVMPYNLPPWKCMKQPFFMMALLIPGKKAPGNDIDVYLRPLIDELKELWEKGVETYDASTEKTFRMHAAVLWTINDFPAYANLSGWSTKGYLACPVCNDDPPSRALRSKIGYLRHRRFLPPRHPWRRNKLHDGHDELHSPPKELTGIQLLQQMEKLGVKSCFGKHPDKGRKKRSRTKKELSWTKKSIFYELPYWSHLKIRHKIDVMHVEKNICDNIVGTLLNQELKTKDTFKARLDLEDMNIRPELHLKRKGEKFIKPPASYALTTEQRKEFCRFLKSVKFPDGYAANIARSANVDDGKISGLKSHDCHVLLQKILPVGIRSFLPTYVCTALIELSNFFHDLCAKKLNVSHLEEMEKGIVLILCKLERIFPPAFFDVMVHLAIHLPREAKLVGPVGYSWMYPIERYLGTLMRHVKNKARPEGSIAEAYIINEALTFCSLYLRGIETKFNRPERNDDNSDDSQRRKGKLSVFAQDVRPFGTKSIKSLTLEEREHMHCEHLNVLKAESNDNLLPRHQKLFPVWFRKRGVESRAKSFSACIYNGVRFHTKQRELRRTTQNRGLVVDGEHNSKPIEFFGILQDVIELDFLYGYRVVLFKCDWFEVTPEKTRIRKDYSLTCINTNRIWYKSDPFVLASQSQQVFYLDDYKHGENWKVAQKMHHRHIWDVPEMDINEVQPETETTIDEAYHHNKEAPLLLSAVQEDDNEATVLYRDADVELEIIDADLVLAEDVIDDDEDEEEEDETLFNYNNDVAEPDDIVPEEDDSDLEY from the exons ATGACAAAAAATTATCTCTTAAGTAAGAATGAGGAATTATGCACTTTCCCCTGTAAAAAGTGTGTTAACCGAAACCCACCTACTTCATTAGCTGAAATTGAACATCACTTGTTCACTACTGGCATGGCAGGTAGTTATAAGATATGGGTACTTCATGGGGAAGAAGATAATCCTACTCAAAACCAATCAGCGTCTAGCCATGACTATGTCTTTAATGATGGTACAACCCATTCTGGAAATAATATAGGTGTACTTGATATGTTACATGATGCTGATAATGCTGGGCCTTTTGATAGTCATGCAGATATAGGTAGGCACAGAGAAACTAATGATGATTCGGGTGAAGATGATAGTACAAAtaatttgtgtgaagctagtacAAAGTTTGAGGAGCTATTAGGCAAAGCTAAGCAAGAACTATACCCTGGTTGTACAGATTACTCGTCATTAACTTTCCTTGTAGAGTTAATGCATCTCAAAGTGCTCAACTGTTGGAGCAACAAAAGTTTTGAGATGCAGCTTGAGTTTCTTAAGAAATCTTTTCCAAAAGATAATACAATTCCGAGTTCATACTATGAAGTTAAAAAGATATTGCGTGATCTTGGATTGGGATATGAATCGATTGATGCATGTAAAAATGACTGTGCTTTATATTGGAAGGAACATAAGGATAGGGATGATTGTCCAGTATGCCACGAGCCTAGGTACAAATTCAATGACGGAAAGGGTAAGAAGATCCCACACAAGGTACTGCGCTATTTTCCTTTAAAACCAAGACTACAGAGATTATTTGCTTCAAGGCATACAGCTGATGATATGAGATGGCACAAAGAACATGTTGCTCCTGAAGGGGTTTTAAGGCATCCTGCTGATGCTGAAgcatggaagcattttgatttgcGATATCCACAATTTGCAAAAGATCCTCGAAATGTAAGGTTAGGTCTTGCTACTGATGGGTTTAATCCCTTTGGAAATATGAATAATGCGTACAGCATGTGGCCAATTATAGTGATGCCCTACAATTTACCCCCTTGGAAGTGTATGAAACAACCTTTTTTCATGATGGCGTTACTTATTCCTGGCAAGAAAGCACCTGGTAACGATATCGATGTGTATCTACGACCCTTAATAGATGAGCTAAAAGAGTTGTGGGAAAAAGGAGTGGAAACATATGATGCCTCCACAGAAAAAACTTTTCGTATGCACGCAGCTGTATTGTGGACCATAAATGACTTCCCAGCATATGCTAATTTATCAGGATGGAGTACAAAAGGTTACTTAGCGTGTCCAGTATGTAATGATGACCCACCGTCTCGTGCATTGAGGAGTAAGATAGGTTATCTGCGTCATCGTAGGTTCTTGCCTCCCCGACATCCATGGCGGAGAAACAAACTTCATGATGGACATGATGAGCTTCACAGTCCACCGAAAGAGTTGACAGGCATTCAACTTTTACAGCAAATGGAAAAACTGGGAGTTAAAAGTTGTTTCGGAAAGCATCCAGAtaagggaaggaagaaaagaagccGTACCAAGAAAGAGCTGAGTTGGACAAAAAAGAGTATTTTCTATGAGCTTCCATACTGGTCACATCTTAAAATCAGgcataaaattgatgttatgcaTGTTGAGAAAAATATATGCGATAATATCGTGGGAACCTtgttaaatcaggaattgaagACCAAAGATACGTTTAAAGCTCGCTTGGATTTGGAAGACATGAATATTAGACCAGAATTGCACCTAAAGCGTAAAGGAGAAAAATTTATAAAGCCTCCAGCTTCCTATGCTTTAACAACGGAGCAAAGGAAAGAGTTTTGTAGGTTTCTGAAATCAGTGAAGTTCCCAGATGGATACGCGGCTAACATAGCGAGGAGTGCTAATGTGGATGATGGGAAGATATCAGGTTTGAAAAGCCATGACTGTCACGTGTTGTTACAAAAAATTCTCCCGGTTGGAATTCGTTCGTTTCTGCCCACATATGTATGCACTGCCTTAATTGAGTTGAGTAATTTCTTTCATGATTTATGTGCGAAGAAACTGAATGTGAGTCACttggaagaaatggaaaaaggtatAGTTTTGATTCTTTGTAAGTTGGAAAGAATATTTCCACCGGCATTTTTTGATGTCATGGTTCATTTGGCTATTCACTTACCCCGAGAAGCTAAACTTGTTGGTCCAGTTGGTTATAGTTGGATGTATCCTATCGAAAG GTACCTTGGAACACTTATGCGTCACGTGAAGAATAAAGCACGACCAGAGGGTTCAATAGCGGAAGCATACATTATTAATGAAGCTTTGACATTTTGCTCATTGTATTTACGTGGGATTGAAACTAAATTTAATCGCCCAGAACGAAATGATGATAATTCAGATGATAGTCAACGACGCAAGGGAAAGCTGTCTGTTTTCGCTCAGGATGTCCGTCCCTTCGGTACAAAATCTATAAAATCATTGACTCTAGAAGAACGAGAACATATGCATTG TGAACATTTGAATGTGCTGAAAGCAGAATCAAATGACAACTTGTTACCGAGGCATCAAAAACTATTTCCTGTGTGGTTTCGAAAGCGG GGTGTTGAATCTCGCGCAAAATCATTTTCTGCTTGTATCTATAATGGAGTTCGATTCCATACCAAACAACGCGAACTTCGTCGAACGACCCAGAATAGAGGATTGGTAGTAGATGGGGAACACAATAGTAAGCCAATTGAATTCTTCGGTATCTTGCAAGATGTTATTGAGTTAGACTTTTTGTATGGATACCGAGTTGTATTATTTAAATGTGATTGGTTTGAAGTAACTCCTGAAAAGACAAGAATTCGAAAGGATTATAGTTTGACATGTATAAATACTAATAGAATATGGTACAAGAGTGATCCTTTCGTTCTTGCATCACAATCGCAACAAGTGTTCTACCTAGATGACTATAAGCATGGAGAAAATTGGAAAGTGGCTCAGAAAATGCATCATAGACACATATGGGATGTTCCTGAAATGGATATCAATGAAGTACAACCAGAAACAGAAACAACTATCGACGAGGCATATCACCATAACAAGGAGGCTCCATTGCTATTATCCGCTGTTCAGGAAGATGATAATGAGGCAACTGTACTTTATAGAGATGCTGATGTTGAACTCGAAATCATAGATGCAGATCTTGTTCTAGCTGAGGATGTcatagatgatgatgaggatgaggaggaagaagacgaaacaTTGTTTAACTACAACAATGATGTGGCAGAGCCTGATGATATTGTGCCAGAAGAAGATGACTCGGATCTAGAATATT
- the LOC113340592 gene encoding uncharacterized protein LOC113340592: MQYTSWKKIPEHERVVLIECVNDKFELDITRPSIKKYLNDCMARRYSNYRTQMSAHFKKFETIEEARLKPFENVSPENWLWLCDHFSSEKFKKRSAAGLNNRKQVEYNHCGGSRAFQVRLEKKKVLGVQASKIQTFHDTHTHIKEGQRVWISETAHVQYDKMVEMYEQGIVGGGTPDENEIYDEVLKRKSKRHRNRRLSDEETEELFALLATKDDKYKAV; the protein is encoded by the exons ATGCAATATACTTCTTGGAAGAAAATTCCTGAGCATGAAAGAGTTGTTCTAATTGAATGTGTCAAT GACAAGTTCGAACTGGACATTACGCGTCCTTCTATTAAGAAATATCTAAATGACTGTATGGCCAGACGATACAGCAACTACAGGACTCAAATGTCAGCGCACTTCAAAAAGTTTGAAACTATTGAAGAAGCCCGCTTGAAGCCATTCGAGAACGTCTCACCAGAGAATTGGTTATGGTTGTgtgaccatttttcttcagagAAATTTAAG AAGCGGTCCGCAGCAGGGTTGAACAATCGGAAGCAAGTCGAGTACAACCACTGTGGGGGTTCTCGTGCGTTTCAAGTGCGCCTAGAGAAG aaaAAAGTTTTGGGAGTGCAAGCTTCCAAAATACAAACGTTTCACGATACTCACACGCATATCAAAGAGGGTCAGCGTGTTTGGATATCTGAAACAGCTCACGTTCAGTAT GACAAAATGGTCGAGATGTATGAGCAAGGCATTGTGGGAGGGGGCACTCCTGATGAAAATGAAATATATGACGAAGTTCTGAAGAGGAAATCAAAAAGACACCGTAACCGTAGACTTTCTGATGAGGAGACAGAAGAACTCTTTGCACTCCTTGCAACGAAGGATGATAAATACAAAGCAGTGTGA